The genomic interval ACAGGATCAGCAAGACGCCGGGACCGGCGACGAACAGGAAGAGGATCAGGAGCGCCTGGATCATACAGCCCAAGATAGCGGCCTTCGGCGCAGGCTGGAATGCGTTCAGGCCGGGCCGGCCTTCGGTGGGTGCGGAAGGCTCGGCGTTCAGCCGCGTCACATTTCGGCAAGGCGCTGTTTTCGCGGCCGCGCTCCCGCTATGGACAGGCCATGCCCGCCGCCTCGGCCGCCGACCTCCTCACCTGGTACGACCGCCACCGCCGGGCACTGCCTTGGCGGGCGCTGCCGGGTGAGACGGCCGACCCTTACCGGGTCTGGCTCTCGGAAGTGATGCTGCAGCAGACCACCGTCACGGCGGTCAAACCCTACTTCGAAAGATTCCTGACGCTGTTTCCCAGCGTCGCGGCGCTCGCGGCCGCGCCGGAAGAGGCGGTGATGTCGGCCTGGGCCGGGCTCGGCTACTATTCCCGCGCCCGCAACCTGCATGCCTGCGCCAAGTCGGTCGCGAGCGCCGGCGGGTTTCCCGACACCGAAGACGGCCTGCGCAAGCTTCCCGGCATCGGCGCCTACACGGCCGGCGCCATCGCCGCGATCGCCTTCGACCGGCCGGCGGCGGCGGTCGATGGCAATGTCGAGCGGGTGATGAGCCGTCTCCACGCCATCGAGACGCCGCTTCCCGCCGCCCGCGCCCAGATCCGCCTGTTCACCCAGGCCCTGGTGCCGGACCGGCGGCCGGGCGATTTCGCGCAGGCGCTGATGGATCTCGGCGCCACCCTGTGTACGCCGAAGCGCCCGGCCTGCGCCCTCTGCCCCTGGATGCTGCCCTGCCGCGCCCGCGCCGAGGGGTTGCAGGAGACGTTTCCGCGCAAGTTGAAGAAGGAGAAGGGGATCTTGCGAAAGGGCGCGGCCTTCGTCGCGCTACGGGCCGGAGACGAGGCGGTCCTGCTGCGCACGCGACCGCCGGAAGGCCTGCTCGGCGCCATGGCCGAACCGCCGACGAGCGATTGGCGGCCCGATTACGATCCGGCCAAGGGCCTGCTCGACGCGCCGCTCGATGCCCGCTGGAAGCGCCTGCCCGGCGTGGTGAAGCACGGCTTCACCCATTTCCCGCTCGAACTCACGGTGTTTCTCGCCCGCGTCGCGGCGGACACGAAGCCGCCGGAGGGCATGCGCTTCACCCCCCGCGACGCGCTCGAGACCGAGCCGCTGCCCGGTGCGATGAAGAAGGTGCTCGCCCACGCGCTCACCGGCCCGGTGCCCGTGGTGGCGCCGAAGCCGGTTCCGGTCCGCGAACCCGATCTCGCCACGCTTCCCGAGCCCGAGCCGCCGCCGCGGCGTGGGCCGATCCCGAAGCTCGCCTCGTCGCGGCCCTCGGATCTGGCGCGGATCGTCAAGAAGGCGCCGAAACCGGTTCGGACACGATAGGGAAAGATGCAGGGCTCTGCCCTGCACCCGCGAAAGGACTTGTCCTTTCGAAACCGAGACGAGCGCTACGCCCCGGCTTGGCCCCGCATCTCAGTCCGAAAATCGTCGATGCAGACGAGTTTTCCGCCGCGCTCGGCGTGCCAGAAGGTCCAGCCGTTGCAGGCGGGCAGGCCCTGGACCAGGGCGCCGACCTTGTGGATCGAGCCCATCGCCGGCCCGACGCTGAGCTGCCCGTCCGGCCGCACCGTCGCCCGGAAGCGGCGGCGCTCGTCGGTCAGCGTCTCGCCGGGGCGGACATGACCGGCCTCGACCACGCTCAGGAACGGGATGCGCGGCTCCGCCCGCTTCGGCGTCGCGAGCGCCAGCGAGGCGGCCGACAGCGTCTCGATGCCGTCGATCCGGGCCCGCGCCGCGGTGGCGTAGGTCGGGTCGCGCTCGCAGCCGATGAAGTGGCGCCCGAGACGCTTGGCCACCGCGCCGGTCGTGCCGGTGCCGAAGAACGGGTCGAGCACCACGTCGCCGGGATTGGTCGCCGCCAGCAGCGTGCGGGCCAGGAGCGCTTCCGGCTTCTGGGTCGGGTGGACCTTGCGGCCCGCCTCATCCTTCAGCCGCTCCTCGCCCGTGCAGAGCGGGATGAACCAGTCCGAGCGCATCTGAAGGTCTTCGTTGCCGGCCT from Methylobacterium sp. AMS5 carries:
- a CDS encoding site-specific DNA-methyltransferase; protein product: MASPRTAVVGATARNQVSRTGRIASAPRMGLAPSVQRLPSTLPLDEILIGDCIAAMDRLPAESVDCVFADPPYNLQLGEAGLTRPDQSVVDAVDDDWDKFSSLEAYDDFTRAWLKAARRVMKPNATLWVIGSYHNIFRVGSALQDLGYWILNDIVWRKANPMPNFRGKRFTNAHETLIWASRSPQAKYTFHYDALKAGNEDLQMRSDWFIPLCTGEERLKDEAGRKVHPTQKPEALLARTLLAATNPGDVVLDPFFGTGTTGAVAKRLGRHFIGCERDPTYATAARARIDGIETLSAASLALATPKRAEPRIPFLSVVEAGHVRPGETLTDERRRFRATVRPDGQLSVGPAMGSIHKVGALVQGLPACNGWTFWHAERGGKLVCIDDFRTEMRGQAGA
- the mutY gene encoding A/G-specific adenine glycosylase, which codes for MPAASAADLLTWYDRHRRALPWRALPGETADPYRVWLSEVMLQQTTVTAVKPYFERFLTLFPSVAALAAAPEEAVMSAWAGLGYYSRARNLHACAKSVASAGGFPDTEDGLRKLPGIGAYTAGAIAAIAFDRPAAAVDGNVERVMSRLHAIETPLPAARAQIRLFTQALVPDRRPGDFAQALMDLGATLCTPKRPACALCPWMLPCRARAEGLQETFPRKLKKEKGILRKGAAFVALRAGDEAVLLRTRPPEGLLGAMAEPPTSDWRPDYDPAKGLLDAPLDARWKRLPGVVKHGFTHFPLELTVFLARVAADTKPPEGMRFTPRDALETEPLPGAMKKVLAHALTGPVPVVAPKPVPVREPDLATLPEPEPPPRRGPIPKLASSRPSDLARIVKKAPKPVRTR